GTTCCGCGAATCGAAACGTCACCGGTACCCGCGACGGGTATCCGCGCAGGATTCATAAACGGTTTTAAATCAATGTGTTAGCAATGTTATGGCTCTGATCGTACACAAATACGGCGGCACGTCGATGGGCTCGGTGGAGCGCATCAAGAATGTCGCCAAGCGCGTGGCCAAGTGGCACAAGGCCGGTCACAAGATGGTGGTGGTGCCGTCGGCAATGTCCGGCGAGACCAATCGTCTGCTGGGGCTGGCCAAGGAGATTTCGGCACAGCCCGATCCGCGCGAACTCGACGCCATTGCCGCCACCGGCGAGCAGGTGAGCGTCGGCCTGCTGGCGCTCGCGCTCAAGGAAGCGGGCGTCGACGCCGTGAGCTATGCCGGCTGGCAGGTACCGATCAAGACCGACAGTGCTTTCACCAAGGCCCGTATTTCGGAAATCGACGACAAGCGCGTCATGGCCGATCTGAACGCCGGCCGCGTGGTCGTCATCACCGGCTTTCAGGGGATCGATCCGAACGGTAACGTCACCACGCTCGGCCGTGGCGGTTCGGACACCTCGGCCGTCGCCGTGGCCGCCGCGCTCAAGGCCGACGAATGCCTGATCTACACCGATGTCGATGGCGTCTACACGACCGACCCGCGCGTGGTCGACGAGGCGCGCCGTCTCGACAAGGTGACCTTCGAGGAGATGCTGGAAATGGCCAGCCTCGGCTCCAAGGTGCTGCAGATCCGTTCGGTGGAATTCGCGGGCAAGTACCAGGTCAAGACTCGCGTGCTCTCGAGCTTGACCGACCCGATGATCGCGCTCGACGAAGAAGCGCGCTCGGGCACGCTGATTACTTTTGAGGAAGAGGAACAAATGGAAAAGGCCATCATCTCGGGTATCGCATTCCAGCGCGACGAGGCCAAGATCACCGTGCGCGGCGTGCCCGATCGTCCGGGCATCGCCTACCAGATCCTCGGCCCGATCGCCGACGCGAACATCGACGTCGACATGATCATCCAGAACCTGAGCGTGGACGGCAAGACCGACTTCACGTTCACGGTGCCGCGCGGTGAATACCAGCGCGCCATGGCGCTGCTGCAAAGCGAGGTGCAGGGCCACATCGGCGCGGCCGAAGTCGTGGGCGATCCGAAGGTCTCGAAGGTGTCGATCGTCGGCGTGGGCATGCGCTCGCACGTCGGTATCGCCAGCAAGGCCTTCCGTACGCTCTCCGAAGAAGGCATCAACATTCAGCTGATCTCCACCTCGGAAATCAAGATCTCGGTGCTGATCGACGAGAAGTACATGGAGCTCGCCGTGCGCGCGCTGCACAAGGCGTTCGAACTCGATCAGGCCTGAGCCGTCGATCATTGTGAAAATGCGTGCCGCATGCACGTGTGATGCATGCGGCGTGATGCGCGATTTTGCCGTCGCGATGCGGGGAAATATCTCCGAACGTGTCGAGTGCATGACACGTACGCAAAAAAAGTTGGTTTTTGATGCGCATAATGTTTGACGGCATCGCGAACAGTAGGTAATATCACGCCTTCGTTACATCACCTCCCTGATGTGACGACAAGTTTGGGAGACGTGGCCGAGAGGTCGAAGGCACTCCCCTGCTAAGGGAGCATCTGGGCCAAAACCTGGATCGAGGGTTCGAATCCCTCCGTCTCCGCCAAGTCGCCTTGGCGGAACACCCCCGGCTCTTCGCGGAGAGCCGGGGGTTTTTTCTTTCCCGAGTTCGCGCGTTGGCGATTTCTCGCGCGTCGATTTCATCCCTTCTTCGAGCGAGGACAACGATGTCGATCATCACCACCGATTCCGGCCTGCAATACGACGATCTGCAAGTGGGCGATGGCGCCGAAGCCACCGCGGGCAAGACCGTCACCGTTCACTACACCGGCTGGCTGACCGACGGCCAGAAATTCGATTCCAGCAAGGACCGCAACGACCCGTTCGCCTTTGTGCTCGGCGGCGGCATGGTCATTCGCGGTTGGGACGAAGGCGTTGCCGGCATGAAAGTCGGCGGCAAGCGCAAGCTGGTCATTCCGCCCGAACTGGGCTACGGCGCACGCGGCGCCGGCGGTGTGATTCCGCCCAATGCGACGCTGGTCTTCGAGGTCGAACTGTTGAACGTCTGAACCATCGAATGCCGTGCATGACGCACGGCCGGTGCAACAGACACCCCCGGTGCCTCGCTGGCATCGGGGGTGTTGTCTTTTTACGTGGGCCTTCGCTTCGTCATGAGCGAAGGTTGCACAAAGGAGCCTTTACGAGGTGACTCACTCAGCAATGCCTGTTTCAAGATTCTGGTTTCCGTTCTCGCTGGTGCTCTTCGAGTTTGCCGTCTACATCTCGAACGACATGATCATGCCGGGCATGCCACTGGTGACGCGCGAATTCGGCGCGTCGGCCGACATGACCACGCTGGCCCTGACCGCCGCCATGCTCGGCAACGCCAGCCTGCAATGGCTGCTCGGCCCGCTCGCCGATCGATTCGGACGCCGTCGCGTGCTGCTCTCCGGGCTCGGCATGTTCGTTCTCGCCTGCCTGGCGATGCACTACGTCCAGACCATGCCCCAGTTCATCCTGCTGCGCTTCCTGCAGGGCATGGGCTGCTGTTTCGTGCTGACCGTCGGTTATCCGACCGTGCACGAGGCCTTCGAAGAGAAGACGGCCGTGCGCGTGATGGCGCTCATGGCGAACGTGTCGCTGCTCTCGCCGCTGTTCGGACCGCTCGCGGGCGCCGCCGTCGTTTCGTACTGGCCGTGGCGCAGCATCTTCTGGCTGATCGCGATCGTGGCCGTGTGCTCGTTCATCGGGCTGTACCGCACCATGCCGGAGCTCTCTCGGCACGATCGCAATGCGTTGAGCGCGAAGCATCTCTGGGCCGGCTACAAGCTGCCGCTGTCGAGCGCCCGCTTCTGGCGCGGCGCAGTGCTCACGGGCATCGCCGTGACGCCGTTGCTCTCGTGGATCGCGCTGGGTCCGGTATTCCTGATCGAGCGCGCGGGACTGTCGCAGATGCAGTACGCCATGTTGCAGGTGCCGGTGTTCGCGGCGCTGATCCTGGGTAACGTGTTGCTCGCGCGTCAGGTCGGACGCTGGTCGAATGGCCGCCTGCTCGCCACGGGCGTGGCCGCCATGCTGATCGGTGCGGCCGTGTCGCTCATCGGCACCGCGATTCTCGCGCCGGGCTATCCGGCGCTGCTCGTGGGGACGTCGCTGCATGCCTTTGGTATGGGCATGAGCTACGGCGTGGTGTATCGCCAGTCGCTCTTCGCCGTCGACAGCCCGAACCGCGCGACGATCGCCGGTATGCTCAGCATGATCACCATCGTGGTCGCGGTTGCGGTGATCGAAGCGATGAAGGTGGGCTACCTGCATTTCGGCGACGCGGCGCTGGGCATCGGTGCGATGATCGCGGCGGCGTTGGTGGCCGTTCTCGCCGCGAACTTCGTGCCGCCGCCTGCGCAGGACGCGCTTGCCCAGCCGGGGCGGTAGTCGTAACGTCGGCAGTCTCGGTACACAGGCCAGCGAAAGGTTCGCTGGCCTTTTTTTCGCGCGGCTCCGGGAAGGTGAGGTCGCGACGGCGACAGCGTTATCCGTGTGCGCGTTCGTCGGCGACCGACTCGGTGCGATAGGCGTCGCCGCGTGAGGCATTCGCGCGCGAGGCCTCCACTTGGTTTGCAACCGTGGTCGGGGAGGAAGGGGGCGCCGCGCTGGGGGACGTGGAGGAGGCGACGGAAGCTGACGAGACAGCCGGTGTGGACGAGATTGACGAAGCAGGCGCCGGGCCGTTGGGTGACGCCTCGTCGGCGTAGTAATCGCGCTCCCACTTCTCGTGATTCGTCTTGGCTTGCTGGAGCTCCGGCGTGAGGGGAGCGAAGGAGAGCAGCAACTTGTTGAGCCACGACACCGGCGCCTTGCACGGCCGCTCGAAGTCCACGAACAGCACCACGCGCGTTTCGTCGGTGTCGTTGTGGACCTGATGCGGATAGGCGTCGTCGAAGATCACGGCGCGGTTGGCCTGCCAGACGTAGCGCTGGCCATCGACTTCGATCCAGCACTTCTCGCGCTCGCGAGGCACCTTCAGCGCGAGGTGCAGACGCAGCACGCCGTTGTACGGGCCGCGATGCAGGGGAATCTTCTTACCCGGCGACAGGATCGAGAAAAATGCCGTGCGCAGGCCGGGAATGCCCTCGAGCGCGGCGGCCGTCGCCGGGCATCGCGCGAGATTGCGCTGCGCACGCATGCCGTAGCCGAGAAAGACGAAGGTCTGCCATTGATGATCCTGCGTGATCGTGGCGACGTCGGGCGAGATTTCGTGAAAGGCGGGCAGGCGTCCCGGATTGGCGAGGACGGCCTCGAGTTCATGGGCAATGGCCGGTGCTTGGGCTTCGAGCTCGGCGACCCATGGAAACTGGGTGTTGTCGAAGATGGGCTTGTCGCCGACCAGCGAGCCGCGGGCAATGCGGCGTTGCGCCGCTTCAACACAATGAAAAAAGAACTTCGCGAGCCAACGGGGCAGGGTACGGTTGGGGTTCTGCACGGGCGATCGTGTAGCACTCAACGTCGGCCTCCAGGCGGATATAAGGGAACCGGGCCGGCGTGGATGTGTCTTTCAGTGCGGTGAACGCCGGGCTTTTGGGTACAATTGTCGCGCGGTCCGGCCTCGCCGCCAAGCCTCGTGCGGGAAATGTGCGCGAGCGTGTGATTACGAGACGTTACGAAACGCCACGTTGGATTGGGCGGGCCGAAGGGGAGGGGCTGGATGCGTCCGGGCCCCACGGGGCAGGCGCTCGGCGACGAGTACGGGAGACGCATGAACGCGCGAACAACACGGCATTCACATACGATCGGGCGCGCGCTTGTCGCCTTCGTGACTTCTCTGGCTTCGCAAGCGTCTTCCGCGCCCGTCGCCTCATTCGCACCATTCGCACCATTCGCACCACTCGCCTCATTCGTCTCTGTCGCATCCATCGCGACACCATCGCGCTCCAAGATTTCCTCCTGCTTTCGCGCCACTTGCACGGCGCTCGCGCTCGTCGGCTTGACGATGTCGCCAGCGGCGCACGCCAAGTACGCCATCGCCCAATACGGCGAGCCGAAGTACCCGCAGGGCTTCACGCATTTCGACTACGTCAACCCGGATGCGCCGCGCGGCGGCACGCTCACGCTGGGCAATCCCGACCGGCGCACCGGCTTCGACAAGTTCAATCCGTTCACGCTGCGCGGCACCGCGCCGCCGGGCGTGCTCGCGCTCATGTTCGAGACGCTGGGCACTGGCAGCGCCGACGAACCCGCGACCGTCTACGGTCTGCTCGCGGACGACATCGCCGTCGCTCCCGATGGCGCCTCGGTCACGTTTCACCTGAATCCGGCCGCGCGTTTCAACAACGGCGACCCGGTCACGGCGCAGGACGTCAAGTATTCCTTCGATACCCTGATCGGCCCGCAGGCGGCGCCGGGCTTCAAGGTGATGCTGGCGGACGTGAAGGGCGTGACGGTGCTCGACAGGCGGCGCGTGCGCTTCGACTTTCGCCGCGTGAGTCCCGATCTGCCGCTGCTGGTGGCGACGGTGCCCGTGTTCTCGCCGAAGTGGGGTGTCGGCCCCGACGGCAAGCGCACGAAGTTCGACGCGCTCACGTTCGAGACGCCGATCGCGAGCGGTCCCTATCTGATCGAATCCTACGATGGTGGGCGGCGTATCACCTTCCGCCGCGATCCGAACTACTGGGGCAACGATCTGGCCGTGCGGCGCGGTACCTACAACTTCGAGCGCATCGTCTACAAGCTGTATTCGGACGACATCGTGCGGCTCGAAGGCTTCAAGGCGGGCGAATTCGACGCCATCACCGAGTACCGTGCGCGCAGCTGGGTGCGCAGCTACGTCGGCAAGCGTTTTCGCGACGGCGAACTGATCAAGCGCGAATTCGCGCATCACAACGCCGCGGGCATGCAGGGCTTCATCCTGAACACCCGTCGGGCGCTTTTCAGGGACGTGCGCGTGCGACGTGCGCTCGATCTCGCGCTCGACTTTCAATGGCTCAACCGCCAGTTGTTCTACAACCAGTACCAGCGCATCTACAGCTACTTCACCAACAGCGATCTGGCAGCGCGCGGCATGCCGAGCGAGGCGGAGCTCAAGCTGCTCGAACCGCTGCGCAGGAAGCTCGATCCCGCCGTGTTCGGGCCGATGGTCCAGCAGCCCACGACGAATCCGCCGGCGAGTCTGCGCGAGAACCTGCGCGAGGCGCGCGCGCTGCTCGCGCAGGCGGGCTGGACGTATCGCGATGGCGCGCTGCGCAACGCTAAGGGCGAGCCGTTCGTGTTCGAGTTTCTCGACGACGGCGGCGCGATGGGGCCGATCGCCTCGGCGTACAGCCGCAATCTCGCAAAGCTCGGCATCACGCTCAACTTCCGTCAGAGCGATTTCGCGCTGTACCAGAAGCGCATCGAGACGTTCGACTACGACATGATTTCGCTGCGCTTTCCCGACTCGCAGATTCCCGGCACCGAGCTGCTCGATCGCTTCGGCAGCCGGTCGGCCGATGTGGAAGGCTCGGATAACGTCATCGGCCTGAAGGATCCGGCGGTCGATGCGCTGACGGGCGAACTCGTGCGCGCCCGGACGTACGAAGACCTCGTGGCCGCGGC
The Pandoraea pulmonicola DNA segment above includes these coding regions:
- a CDS encoding aspartate kinase; the protein is MALIVHKYGGTSMGSVERIKNVAKRVAKWHKAGHKMVVVPSAMSGETNRLLGLAKEISAQPDPRELDAIAATGEQVSVGLLALALKEAGVDAVSYAGWQVPIKTDSAFTKARISEIDDKRVMADLNAGRVVVITGFQGIDPNGNVTTLGRGGSDTSAVAVAAALKADECLIYTDVDGVYTTDPRVVDEARRLDKVTFEEMLEMASLGSKVLQIRSVEFAGKYQVKTRVLSSLTDPMIALDEEARSGTLITFEEEEQMEKAIISGIAFQRDEAKITVRGVPDRPGIAYQILGPIADANIDVDMIIQNLSVDGKTDFTFTVPRGEYQRAMALLQSEVQGHIGAAEVVGDPKVSKVSIVGVGMRSHVGIASKAFRTLSEEGINIQLISTSEIKISVLIDEKYMELAVRALHKAFELDQA
- a CDS encoding FKBP-type peptidyl-prolyl cis-trans isomerase, whose product is MSIITTDSGLQYDDLQVGDGAEATAGKTVTVHYTGWLTDGQKFDSSKDRNDPFAFVLGGGMVIRGWDEGVAGMKVGGKRKLVIPPELGYGARGAGGVIPPNATLVFEVELLNV
- a CDS encoding MFS transporter → MPVSRFWFPFSLVLFEFAVYISNDMIMPGMPLVTREFGASADMTTLALTAAMLGNASLQWLLGPLADRFGRRRVLLSGLGMFVLACLAMHYVQTMPQFILLRFLQGMGCCFVLTVGYPTVHEAFEEKTAVRVMALMANVSLLSPLFGPLAGAAVVSYWPWRSIFWLIAIVAVCSFIGLYRTMPELSRHDRNALSAKHLWAGYKLPLSSARFWRGAVLTGIAVTPLLSWIALGPVFLIERAGLSQMQYAMLQVPVFAALILGNVLLARQVGRWSNGRLLATGVAAMLIGAAVSLIGTAILAPGYPALLVGTSLHAFGMGMSYGVVYRQSLFAVDSPNRATIAGMLSMITIVVAVAVIEAMKVGYLHFGDAALGIGAMIAAALVAVLAANFVPPPAQDALAQPGR
- a CDS encoding aspartyl/asparaginyl beta-hydroxylase domain-containing protein encodes the protein MSATRSPVQNPNRTLPRWLAKFFFHCVEAAQRRIARGSLVGDKPIFDNTQFPWVAELEAQAPAIAHELEAVLANPGRLPAFHEISPDVATITQDHQWQTFVFLGYGMRAQRNLARCPATAAALEGIPGLRTAFFSILSPGKKIPLHRGPYNGVLRLHLALKVPREREKCWIEVDGQRYVWQANRAVIFDDAYPHQVHNDTDETRVVLFVDFERPCKAPVSWLNKLLLSFAPLTPELQQAKTNHEKWERDYYADEASPNGPAPASSISSTPAVSSASVASSTSPSAAPPSSPTTVANQVEASRANASRGDAYRTESVADERAHG
- a CDS encoding extracellular solute-binding protein, with the protein product MSPAAHAKYAIAQYGEPKYPQGFTHFDYVNPDAPRGGTLTLGNPDRRTGFDKFNPFTLRGTAPPGVLALMFETLGTGSADEPATVYGLLADDIAVAPDGASVTFHLNPAARFNNGDPVTAQDVKYSFDTLIGPQAAPGFKVMLADVKGVTVLDRRRVRFDFRRVSPDLPLLVATVPVFSPKWGVGPDGKRTKFDALTFETPIASGPYLIESYDGGRRITFRRDPNYWGNDLAVRRGTYNFERIVYKLYSDDIVRLEGFKAGEFDAITEYRARSWVRSYVGKRFRDGELIKREFAHHNAAGMQGFILNTRRALFRDVRVRRALDLALDFQWLNRQLFYNQYQRIYSYFTNSDLAARGMPSEAELKLLEPLRRKLDPAVFGPMVQQPTTNPPASLRENLREARALLAQAGWTYRDGALRNAKGEPFVFEFLDDGGAMGPIASAYSRNLAKLGITLNFRQSDFALYQKRIETFDYDMISLRFPDSQIPGTELLDRFGSRSADVEGSDNVIGLKDPAVDALTGELVRARTYEDLVAAARALDRVLMNGYYIVPQWFSSVHRMAYKRNLHFPDKLPLYYTAEGWLVSTWWDASPAGGKAAAPPGPAASASSPSSSSPAR